The following coding sequences lie in one Pseudobacteroides sp. genomic window:
- a CDS encoding spore germination protein yields MNRLINIKKILTDLISFREPAKTETFILKETQREAELNEEKSQKKEERVKKKNEGVLTKLNSPKGDKAEEKEKGKKSDISSMLSENLNFIKEKFSVPTNGDIVIREFDIIVKDKAIPAFMVFIDGMVDRKVVNSDILQPLMMLSSLDIKSQAKDIAEYIKGNILPHNQIKEVSEHQDVVDDVNFGGCGIYIEGLSVAFTADVKGWQARGVERPNTELVIRGPQEGFNESLRGNTSLIRKRLKDENLIVENLQIGRRSKTPCSMLYIKDIANDSLVKEVRRRLKKIKVDHILDTGELEQFIEDNPFLPTPQVLATERPDRVSAMLAEGRVAIIMNGSPFVIVVPITNQDLAHAAEDNYLRFPYANLLRIVRVGAVFMSLLLPGIYIAITDFHHEMIPTDLLLAIASARERVPFPAIVEVLIMEVSFELIREAGIRIPGPIGPTLGIIGALILGQAAVAANIVSPILIIIVAVTGIGSFAIPNFSAGFAFRILRFAFILLAASAGFLGITTGIFLIALWFVNAKSFGVPYVSPFAPRTSGSFVENVLKAPVWKQEKRPDYMNVKKDKMQPKYSRAWDRSGDSGAEEEEE; encoded by the coding sequence GTGAACCGATTGATTAATATAAAGAAGATTCTGACAGACTTGATTTCCTTTAGGGAGCCTGCAAAAACAGAGACTTTTATCTTGAAGGAGACACAAAGGGAAGCCGAGCTTAATGAGGAAAAGTCACAAAAAAAAGAAGAGCGTGTTAAAAAGAAAAATGAAGGTGTTCTTACAAAGCTTAACAGCCCTAAGGGTGATAAAGCGGAGGAAAAGGAAAAAGGTAAAAAGTCTGATATAAGCAGTATGCTTTCAGAAAACCTGAACTTTATTAAGGAAAAATTCAGTGTTCCAACAAATGGGGACATAGTAATCCGGGAATTTGATATTATTGTAAAGGATAAGGCTATACCAGCCTTCATGGTATTTATAGATGGAATGGTTGATAGAAAGGTTGTAAATTCCGATATACTGCAGCCTCTTATGATGTTGTCCAGTCTAGATATTAAAAGTCAGGCAAAAGATATTGCCGAATATATCAAAGGTAATATACTGCCTCACAATCAGATAAAGGAAGTTTCAGAGCACCAGGACGTAGTGGATGATGTTAATTTCGGCGGGTGCGGGATTTATATTGAAGGATTAAGCGTAGCATTTACGGCTGACGTAAAAGGATGGCAGGCAAGGGGGGTGGAAAGGCCCAACACCGAACTGGTAATCCGCGGGCCTCAGGAAGGTTTCAATGAATCCCTGAGGGGAAATACCTCACTTATAAGAAAAAGGCTTAAGGATGAAAATCTTATTGTGGAGAACCTGCAAATCGGAAGAAGAAGTAAGACACCTTGTTCCATGCTTTATATAAAGGATATAGCCAACGATTCTCTTGTAAAGGAAGTAAGAAGAAGACTTAAAAAAATCAAAGTGGACCATATACTGGATACCGGGGAGCTTGAGCAGTTTATTGAGGATAACCCTTTTTTGCCTACACCCCAGGTATTGGCCACCGAAAGGCCGGACAGAGTATCGGCGATGCTTGCAGAAGGCCGGGTTGCTATCATAATGAACGGCAGTCCTTTTGTTATAGTTGTGCCTATAACAAATCAGGATCTGGCTCATGCTGCTGAGGATAACTATCTCAGGTTTCCCTATGCAAATCTATTGAGGATTGTAAGGGTTGGTGCAGTATTTATGTCACTGTTGCTTCCAGGAATATATATAGCCATAACGGATTTTCACCACGAAATGATTCCTACAGACCTGCTCCTTGCCATAGCATCAGCCCGTGAAAGAGTTCCTTTTCCGGCTATAGTAGAAGTACTTATTATGGAAGTGTCCTTTGAGCTGATCCGTGAAGCGGGTATAAGAATACCTGGTCCTATAGGTCCTACACTTGGTATTATAGGAGCTTTAATATTGGGGCAGGCTGCTGTTGCTGCCAATATTGTAAGTCCCATACTCATTATAATTGTTGCAGTTACAGGAATCGGATCCTTTGCTATACCCAACTTTTCAGCAGGATTTGCATTTAGAATACTAAGATTTGCATTTATACTTCTGGCAGCTTCGGCAGGCTTTTTAGGAATAACTACCGGTATATTCCTTATTGCATTATGGTTTGTTAATGCAAAATCCTTTGGAGTACCTTATGTATCACCGTTTGCACCGCGTACATCAGGCAGTTTTGTTGAAAATGTATTAAAAGCACCTGTTTGGAAACAAGAAAAACGTCCTGATTATATGAATGTGAAAAAAGATAAGATGCAGCCAAAGTACAGTAGAGCTTGGGATAGAAGTGGAGATAGCGGTGCAGAAGAGGAGGAAGAATAA
- a CDS encoding DUF1540 domain-containing protein produces the protein MSVKKMDRPNSGIKCIVNSCHYYMSGDYCSAERIEVQPRNAADSEQTDCATFIPETK, from the coding sequence ATGTCAGTTAAAAAAATGGACAGACCTAACAGCGGAATTAAATGCATAGTAAACTCATGTCACTATTATATGTCCGGAGATTATTGTTCTGCCGAAAGAATAGAGGTTCAGCCAAGAAATGCAGCAGATTCAGAACAAACAGACTGTGCCACCTTTATACCTGAGACAAAATAA
- a CDS encoding RNA ligase family protein yields the protein MVNDLFIKYPEMKTLFKLIPSDEKGKKWDATSGEILPETAALHFIPIDQLVFTEKIDGTNMGIRVVDGNVVHIQKREHICNRDDRGDAFYFEVGDNIAKIISNNKIEQLKDVIIFGELCGAKIQKGGNYFPDRKFIIFDIFDSVLDKFFTWDAVKHFASELGIDTVPEIKYDKEDLKVDNVRDFVLNLKSVYNHSFGAEGMVVRYGKDTTSVKRWMAKIRKKDFKV from the coding sequence TTGGTAAATGATTTATTTATAAAATACCCTGAGATGAAGACGCTTTTTAAGCTTATACCATCTGATGAAAAGGGTAAGAAATGGGATGCAACAAGCGGAGAAATACTGCCTGAAACCGCAGCCTTACACTTTATTCCCATTGATCAACTGGTATTTACAGAAAAGATTGATGGAACCAATATGGGAATTAGGGTAGTTGATGGCAACGTTGTACATATTCAGAAAAGGGAACATATATGCAATAGGGACGATAGGGGAGATGCTTTTTATTTCGAAGTCGGAGATAATATAGCAAAAATAATAAGTAATAATAAAATAGAGCAGCTAAAAGATGTGATTATTTTTGGAGAGCTTTGCGGGGCTAAGATACAGAAAGGCGGCAACTACTTTCCGGATAGAAAGTTTATTATATTCGATATCTTTGATAGTGTTTTAGATAAGTTCTTCACATGGGATGCTGTAAAGCACTTTGCAAGTGAGCTTGGTATAGACACTGTTCCGGAAATCAAATATGATAAAGAGGACTTGAAGGTTGATAATGTTAGAGACTTTGTTTTGAACCTCAAGTCAGTATATAACCACAGCTTCGGAGCTGAAGGAATGGTTGTGAGGTACGGTAAGGATACC
- a CDS encoding Ger(x)C family spore germination protein, which produces MKIKRAVGIIIILFSFCGLMTGCFDKREIDELGYVIALGVDKGKTNVLKLTFQIAKPQAGEGGGGGGGGEQPYSNVTVEAPTVYAGINMVNTFTSKQINMSHNKVVVFSRELAKEGIESYLHALLRGREFRPSMYMVVARNSAEEYLKAVKPELVLNPSKYYELTFQSYSYTGFIPNVQFHNFYKYSESLYKDPVAILGGVGKFKSSDEFNVDKSTFRERGRDIPFGGDFYAGDVTKTGGVGSENMGLAVFNGDKMVGEMDGSDVKYLLMATGEYGHAYWTIKDPKEKGKFILLDIKQSRRPHHKVNLIDGKPLIDVKIILEADILSIQSTIDYEQGGLSNLLEKYVEEQIGNDMKVFLEKTSKDFNSDICGFGSYAKKYFLTWEEWERYNWKSKYKDSTFNIDISFKLRRPGLILKTLPSVDSEGVEENK; this is translated from the coding sequence ATGAAAATAAAAAGGGCTGTAGGCATAATCATTATTTTATTCTCATTTTGCGGGCTTATGACAGGGTGCTTTGATAAAAGAGAAATAGATGAGCTTGGCTATGTCATTGCACTTGGAGTTGATAAAGGTAAAACCAATGTACTAAAGTTGACATTTCAGATAGCAAAGCCCCAGGCAGGAGAGGGAGGCGGAGGCGGAGGCGGGGGAGAGCAGCCCTATAGCAATGTTACCGTTGAGGCACCTACAGTATATGCGGGGATTAACATGGTAAACACTTTTACCAGTAAGCAAATCAATATGTCACATAACAAGGTTGTGGTATTTTCCAGGGAGCTTGCAAAAGAAGGGATTGAATCCTATCTGCATGCATTGTTAAGAGGAAGGGAATTTAGGCCTAGTATGTATATGGTGGTTGCAAGGAATTCTGCTGAAGAATACCTAAAAGCTGTAAAACCTGAGCTGGTATTAAACCCTTCAAAATATTATGAACTTACTTTCCAAAGCTACAGCTATACAGGATTTATCCCAAATGTGCAGTTCCATAATTTCTATAAGTATTCCGAGTCACTGTACAAGGATCCTGTAGCAATATTGGGAGGAGTAGGGAAGTTTAAGTCATCGGATGAATTTAATGTGGATAAATCAACCTTCAGGGAAAGAGGACGAGATATCCCATTTGGAGGTGACTTTTATGCTGGTGATGTAACGAAAACAGGAGGGGTTGGCTCAGAGAACATGGGTCTTGCGGTGTTTAATGGAGACAAGATGGTAGGCGAAATGGACGGAAGCGATGTAAAATACCTGTTGATGGCAACAGGTGAGTATGGACATGCCTACTGGACAATAAAAGACCCTAAAGAAAAGGGTAAATTTATCCTTCTTGATATTAAGCAAAGCAGAAGGCCCCATCATAAGGTGAATCTGATCGATGGGAAGCCCCTGATTGATGTTAAAATAATTCTTGAGGCGGATATCTTATCTATTCAAAGCACAATAGATTATGAGCAGGGAGGGTTGTCAAATTTGCTTGAAAAGTATGTAGAAGAACAAATCGGCAACGATATGAAAGTATTCCTGGAAAAGACATCAAAAGATTTTAATTCGGATATATGCGGTTTTGGCTCCTATGCAAAAAAGTACTTTTTGACTTGGGAAGAGTGGGAGAGGTATAACTGGAAATCCAAATATAAGGATTCCACCTTTAATATAGACATAAGCTTTAAATTGAGAAGGCCAGGCCTTATCTTAAAGACTCTTCCATCAGTTGACTCGGAAGGTGTGGAGGAAAACAAATAA
- a CDS encoding DUF1858 domain-containing protein yields the protein MKVTKDMTIGQVIRTNPQAAQILMSFGMGCIGCPSSQAETLEEASMVHGISIDKLLVALNQD from the coding sequence ATGAAGGTAACAAAGGATATGACTATTGGACAGGTAATCAGGACTAACCCACAGGCAGCACAAATCTTAATGAGCTTTGGCATGGGCTGTATAGGATGCCCGTCTTCGCAGGCTGAGACATTGGAAGAGGCATCAATGGTACATGGCATAAGCATTGACAAATTGTTGGTTGCGTTAAATCAGGATTAA
- a CDS encoding GerAB/ArcD/ProY family transporter, giving the protein MEKKIVFGNWEVVTILINVICTKIFLNYPRMATEQGGTAGWIFTLYISLLAFLGFYIIQRLYKSMEGKDLIDIGEHVGGVIVRVLVGTTIIVFLTYVTTVYLRTFSENMKLVALTNSPLSFVELFFLVCMVAGAYFGLEAIARLHAIAVPAIAVGFLIIMIGVANYVDFSQLLPIMGYGPSKIFGEGVMKVSIFAELLLLFLMAPYIKTNKNLKSSGFWALGFSSFFLFISALVFVTVLPVPLALERTIPIFHLARLINYGRFFQRIESVFIVIWAAASLLFVTVNFYFILHTFKKTFKLEYYKPLILPFAILMMTLSFLPGNLIDAVKLEVDYFRNWAWTVTFGMTIVLLLIAGARKKKHGKA; this is encoded by the coding sequence ATGGAAAAGAAAATTGTTTTCGGTAATTGGGAAGTAGTAACTATTCTAATCAATGTGATATGCACTAAAATATTCTTAAACTACCCCCGTATGGCTACAGAGCAGGGCGGTACTGCAGGATGGATTTTTACATTATACATTTCTCTTCTGGCATTTTTAGGCTTTTACATCATTCAAAGGCTCTACAAGTCTATGGAAGGTAAGGACCTTATAGATATCGGAGAACATGTCGGCGGCGTCATAGTAAGGGTGTTGGTAGGCACTACTATTATAGTTTTTCTGACATATGTTACTACTGTATACCTTCGCACCTTCAGTGAGAATATGAAATTGGTAGCATTGACCAATTCACCCCTAAGTTTTGTAGAGCTCTTTTTCCTTGTATGTATGGTAGCAGGTGCTTACTTTGGATTGGAGGCTATCGCAAGGCTTCATGCCATAGCAGTACCTGCCATAGCAGTAGGTTTTTTGATCATTATGATTGGAGTAGCCAACTATGTAGACTTTTCGCAGCTTTTGCCAATTATGGGATATGGCCCGTCAAAAATTTTCGGTGAAGGGGTCATGAAGGTTTCCATCTTTGCAGAATTATTGCTGCTGTTTCTTATGGCACCATATATAAAAACAAATAAGAACCTTAAATCATCTGGCTTTTGGGCGTTAGGTTTTTCATCATTTTTTCTATTCATTTCGGCATTGGTTTTTGTTACTGTCTTGCCTGTTCCGTTGGCACTTGAAAGGACTATTCCTATTTTTCACCTGGCCAGACTTATCAATTACGGAAGGTTCTTCCAAAGGATAGAGTCTGTATTTATTGTTATATGGGCCGCAGCATCACTACTGTTTGTTACTGTTAACTTTTATTTTATACTCCACACCTTTAAAAAGACATTTAAGCTGGAATACTACAAACCGCTCATTTTGCCATTTGCCATTCTTATGATGACATTAAGCTTTTTACCAGGTAATCTTATAGATGCAGTAAAGCTTGAGGTTGATTATTTTAGAAACTGGGCTTGGACCGTTACTTTTGGCATGACCATTGTATTGCTCCTAATAGCCGGGGCGAGGAAGAAAAAACATGGTAAGGCCTAA
- a CDS encoding LysM peptidoglycan-binding domain-containing protein, with protein MFEQNYQQCSAGYYYLIRRGDTFYEIADLIGLPLDTLLRANPGVNPYRLMIGQRVCIPYVTGTLPLIKNIPVFVEGQTENREARLYRSDQGYYIYVLNNFTFTGEEPGRDLVFSNFDSRFDARIEMLPLNADINEIRKNSIVELQYVGTPVEMKGEEIFDPFFRKAAFFLHSSSSTLSKNIILIRIGNNLFRFTVSIPNTEAAEGLGPSIYAMLKTIFV; from the coding sequence ATGTTTGAGCAGAATTATCAGCAGTGTTCTGCTGGGTATTATTATTTGATACGACGGGGAGATACGTTCTATGAAATAGCAGATCTTATAGGTTTGCCTCTTGATACCCTCCTTAGGGCAAATCCTGGAGTAAATCCATATAGACTTATGATAGGTCAAAGGGTATGCATACCGTATGTTACCGGAACATTGCCTCTTATAAAGAATATACCTGTGTTTGTGGAAGGTCAGACTGAAAACAGGGAGGCCAGACTTTATAGAAGTGATCAGGGGTACTATATATATGTCCTTAATAATTTCACATTTACCGGTGAGGAACCTGGAAGGGACTTGGTATTCTCCAACTTCGATAGCCGTTTTGATGCCAGAATCGAAATGCTCCCACTTAACGCAGACATAAATGAAATCCGTAAAAACTCTATCGTTGAGTTGCAATATGTTGGAACTCCGGTCGAGATGAAGGGAGAAGAAATTTTTGATCCTTTCTTTAGAAAGGCTGCATTCTTCCTGCATTCTTCCAGCAGCACTCTATCAAAGAATATAATTCTTATAAGGATAGGGAATAACTTGTTCAGGTTTACTGTTTCCATACCCAATACTGAAGCCGCAGAAGGATTAGGACCCAGCATTTATGCAATGCTTAAAACAATTTTTGTATGA
- a CDS encoding PAS domain S-box protein has translation MGNIKKVIIIEEDEEKALELSNRLQGEGYNISFSENIDDIVHSNDTFHKMMDKLPVLIKRFGTDNKCNYLNNAWLQYTGREIEQELGDGWAEGIHPEDMEKCLKIYEGAFHKEDSFQMEYRLRRNDGEYRWVLAAGTPIHCNNGKLLGYIEAVCDINDGKCIEESLKESEEKYRQLFHNSTDSILVQEIRDNGMPGPFIEVNDTVSNVWGFSKQELLEIGAVDTIKYDIIGSVDEVQKDIKEKGCSAFEAYTYTKSGEKKQVEVNSCCITLNRKRVFLTIVRDITEKKQAEMTIRESREKYYSLLMNMRDGFAFYKAVFDENGNPFDFIFVEVNSIYEGIVGMSRDKILGNKLTEIIPGVKKLQQDWIGICAGVACGKKPIRVEEHYSHIFNRWYSIYIYSPEYGYFAAIYEDITEKKLAKESILQSQENYRLLFGNMINGFTYNELIMDHNGKPIDYIMLEVNDAFERFTGIKKESAIGKKASQVYKSHLNPTWLEKCYNVAFNGEYYTIDDLYSEEMMKWYSIIIYSPKRGYFAIMFDDITSRVKSTMELEESKSKYQNLLMNMNSGFGYFKIEFNEKGIPVDCFYIEINKVFEELIDLEADMVIGRSIIEVFPFNKILMDRFLEVFKMVALEGISYKTDELYLDDLDKWCSVYAYSPEKGYFAIIINDITIERRTLELLKKAKEDAETANKAKSEFLANMSHEIRTPLNGVVGMIDLTLSTRLTEEQNENLNIAKNCANSLLIIINDILDFSKMEARKLNLQVIDFSLKQLIENIIKFHSHIANEKGLELNYMLPSNIPEFVMGDPYRLQQILNNLISNAIKFTNMGSVTLAIKSSEVDDGNFILKFAVSDTGIGIAHEEMDKLFKSFSQIDGSYTRKYGGTGLGLAISKQLIELMDGTICVESEKDKGCTFNFTIKCRKSKYCGIEQMKEEKQLSSQSHFRILLAEDNEINQKVVVKIIQNRGWDVTAVNNGRELLDVYRHGKFDLLLVDINMPIMDGFEATRQIRIMEKGTKYHVPIIALTAMVMKGEKDKCLEEGMDAYVSKPIQLEELYNTIINIMERQKQIEIPQEHQYLTFDFLKEQFKDDKDFIIELIKNFLSYYPQILGDLESAIEDEDEEIIGFKAHNLKGLVATFSFKEAFNLCAKIEEQGKLGQKDAVKDTFSKLKDELCKIQEALLSMDWEKI, from the coding sequence GTGGGAAATATAAAGAAGGTAATAATTATAGAGGAAGATGAAGAAAAGGCACTGGAGTTATCGAATAGATTGCAAGGGGAAGGTTATAATATAAGCTTTTCTGAAAACATAGATGACATAGTTCATTCAAATGACACTTTTCATAAAATGATGGACAAACTGCCGGTTCTTATAAAACGCTTCGGTACAGATAATAAATGCAATTATTTAAATAACGCCTGGCTTCAATATACAGGCCGAGAAATAGAGCAAGAGCTTGGAGACGGTTGGGCAGAAGGTATACATCCTGAAGATATGGAAAAATGCTTAAAAATATATGAAGGGGCATTTCATAAAGAAGATTCATTCCAAATGGAATACCGCTTGAGAAGAAATGACGGAGAATATAGGTGGGTTCTTGCTGCAGGGACGCCAATTCATTGCAACAATGGAAAACTGTTAGGATACATTGAGGCTGTATGTGATATAAATGACGGTAAATGTATTGAAGAATCATTAAAGGAAAGTGAGGAGAAATACAGGCAGTTATTCCATAATTCTACTGATTCTATTTTAGTGCAGGAAATACGTGATAATGGGATGCCCGGCCCCTTTATTGAAGTTAATGATACAGTTTCAAATGTATGGGGGTTTTCAAAGCAAGAACTATTAGAGATAGGTGCGGTAGATACTATTAAGTATGATATTATCGGCAGTGTAGATGAAGTACAAAAAGATATAAAAGAAAAAGGCTGTTCGGCTTTTGAAGCTTATACTTATACCAAAAGTGGTGAAAAAAAACAGGTAGAAGTAAATTCCTGCTGTATTACACTAAATCGCAAAAGAGTGTTTCTCACCATTGTAAGGGACATCACCGAGAAAAAACAAGCCGAAATGACTATAAGGGAGAGTCGGGAAAAATACTATTCTCTTCTTATGAACATGCGGGACGGATTTGCTTTTTATAAAGCTGTTTTTGATGAAAATGGAAATCCTTTTGACTTTATTTTTGTGGAAGTCAATAGCATTTACGAAGGTATAGTAGGAATGAGCAGAGATAAAATCTTAGGCAACAAGTTAACTGAAATAATACCGGGTGTAAAAAAATTACAACAAGATTGGATCGGTATATGTGCCGGGGTTGCTTGCGGCAAAAAACCGATAAGGGTGGAAGAACATTATTCGCATATATTTAATAGATGGTATTCAATTTATATATACAGTCCTGAGTATGGTTATTTTGCTGCTATTTATGAGGATATAACAGAAAAGAAGCTTGCTAAGGAATCCATACTTCAGAGTCAGGAGAATTATCGGTTATTATTTGGTAATATGATTAATGGCTTCACATATAACGAATTAATAATGGATCATAATGGTAAACCCATTGACTATATTATGCTTGAGGTAAACGATGCTTTTGAGAGGTTTACCGGTATAAAAAAAGAAAGTGCAATTGGAAAAAAAGCTTCTCAGGTTTATAAAAGTCATTTGAATCCGACGTGGCTTGAAAAATGCTATAATGTTGCTTTTAATGGAGAGTATTATACTATTGATGATCTTTATTCAGAGGAAATGATGAAGTGGTATTCCATTATTATTTATAGCCCTAAAAGAGGCTATTTCGCAATCATGTTTGATGATATAACAAGTAGGGTAAAATCCACAATGGAGCTTGAGGAAAGTAAATCCAAATATCAGAATTTACTTATGAATATGAACAGCGGTTTCGGATATTTTAAGATTGAATTTAATGAGAAAGGTATTCCGGTAGATTGCTTTTACATTGAGATTAATAAGGTGTTTGAGGAACTTATTGATTTAGAAGCCGATATGGTAATCGGCAGAAGTATTATTGAAGTATTTCCGTTTAACAAAATCCTCATGGATAGATTCTTAGAAGTTTTTAAGATGGTAGCTTTAGAAGGCATTAGTTATAAAACTGATGAGCTTTATCTGGATGACTTGGATAAGTGGTGCTCCGTGTATGCATATAGTCCTGAGAAGGGGTACTTTGCTATTATCATAAATGATATAACTATCGAACGAAGAACATTGGAGTTGCTTAAAAAAGCCAAAGAAGACGCAGAAACAGCAAATAAGGCCAAGAGTGAGTTTCTGGCAAATATGAGCCACGAAATAAGGACACCGTTAAACGGCGTAGTTGGGATGATTGATCTTACTTTATCTACAAGATTGACTGAGGAGCAGAATGAGAACTTAAACATTGCTAAAAACTGTGCAAACTCGCTTTTGATAATCATAAACGATATATTGGACTTCTCAAAAATGGAGGCACGTAAACTCAATCTACAGGTTATAGATTTTAGCCTTAAACAACTAATCGAAAATATAATAAAGTTTCACTCACACATTGCCAATGAAAAAGGGCTAGAGCTTAATTACATGCTCCCATCCAACATACCGGAGTTTGTAATGGGTGATCCTTATAGGTTACAGCAGATTCTTAATAACCTTATCAGTAATGCTATTAAGTTTACCAATATGGGCAGTGTTACTCTTGCAATAAAGAGCAGTGAGGTTGATGATGGAAATTTTATACTAAAGTTCGCTGTTTCTGATACAGGAATTGGTATTGCCCATGAAGAAATGGATAAACTTTTTAAAAGCTTCAGTCAGATTGATGGCTCATACACAAGAAAATATGGCGGAACAGGACTTGGTCTTGCTATATCCAAACAACTGATTGAATTAATGGATGGTACCATTTGTGTGGAAAGTGAAAAGGATAAGGGATGCACATTTAATTTTACCATAAAGTGTAGAAAGTCTAAATACTGTGGTATTGAGCAAATGAAAGAGGAAAAACAGCTCAGTTCACAAAGCCATTTTCGTATCTTATTGGCGGAAGATAACGAAATCAATCAAAAGGTTGTAGTAAAAATCATCCAGAACAGAGGATGGGATGTAACTGCTGTAAATAATGGAAGAGAACTTCTTGACGTTTACCGACATGGAAAATTTGATCTGTTATTAGTAGATATTAATATGCCCATAATGGATGGTTTTGAAGCAACGCGTCAAATAAGAATAATGGAAAAGGGTACCAAATATCATGTTCCTATTATAGCATTAACGGCTATGGTTATGAAAGGTGAAAAAGATAAATGCCTGGAGGAAGGGATGGATGCATATGTTTCTAAACCGATTCAACTTGAGGAGCTCTATAACACCATAATCAATATAATGGAAAGACAAAAGCAGATTGAAATCCCTCAGGAACATCAATACCTTACTTTCGATTTTCTGAAAGAACAGTTTAAGGATGATAAAGACTTTATAATTGAATTAATAAAGAATTTTCTATCCTATTATCCTCAAATATTAGGGGATCTAGAAAGTGCAATAGAAGATGAGGATGAGGAAATAATTGGATTTAAAGCCCATAATTTAAAAGGGTTGGTTGCAACATTCAGCTTCAAAGAGGCTTTTAATCTGTGTGCAAAGATTGAGGAGCAAGGTAAGCTTGGCCAAAAAGATGCTGTGAAAGATACTTTTAGCAAATTGAAAGACGAGCTGTGTAAAATTCAGGAAGCACTGCTATCCATGGACTGGGAAAAAATATGA
- a CDS encoding VCBS repeat-containing protein: MYIYRAESPGIVAYARGDVNGNRIPENVFLTGIKTADSPFIQNITLLIQDGTAYAPAVIPLEENAGYNPTLFLGDFTGNGVDDILISITSGGSGGMMYHYIYSFYNNMPKLIFDYKVFNEYYRYEVNYKNNYKVEVHSERNKETYILDISLKGEDYLNEIYDEKGVLKSPITGFVNPLSGLYPVDFDSNKVYELLAYQRIAGRYNADALGYVLNSLAWQNNSFSLFDQNVAIFGAEKDRNRIL, encoded by the coding sequence ATGTATATTTATAGAGCCGAATCCCCTGGTATTGTAGCTTACGCAAGAGGAGACGTAAACGGTAACCGCATACCTGAAAATGTGTTTTTAACCGGTATAAAAACAGCCGATAGCCCATTTATACAAAATATTACATTATTAATTCAGGATGGGACGGCTTACGCACCGGCAGTTATACCCCTTGAAGAAAATGCCGGTTACAACCCAACATTATTTTTGGGTGATTTTACAGGAAACGGTGTGGATGATATCCTGATAAGCATTACATCCGGCGGCAGCGGAGGAATGATGTATCATTATATCTATTCATTTTATAACAATATGCCTAAGCTGATTTTTGACTATAAGGTATTTAATGAATACTATAGATATGAAGTTAACTATAAGAATAACTATAAGGTTGAAGTACATAGTGAAAGAAATAAAGAAACCTACATTTTGGATATATCACTTAAAGGTGAAGACTATCTAAATGAGATCTATGATGAAAAAGGTGTTCTCAAAAGCCCTATTACCGGATTTGTTAATCCCCTAAGCGGCTTGTATCCTGTTGACTTTGATTCAAATAAAGTATATGAACTTCTGGCCTATCAAAGGATTGCAGGTAGGTATAATGCTGATGCCTTAGGATATGTTTTAAACTCTTTGGCATGGCAGAACAACAGCTTTTCTTTATTTGATCAGAATGTAGCAATATTTGGGGCAGAAAAAGATCGCAATAGGATTTTATAA
- a CDS encoding hemerythrin domain-containing protein has protein sequence MNCIELMVDEHKYIKRMLSVIRKHCNKILNGENVRYEDFFKVIDFVRNYADKHHHGKEEALLFERMTEELGPAADKLVRLGMNVEHDLGRLHISELEAAVKRVLEGDSEARLDVIANAISYTHLLNRHIDKEDGVVYKYARNNLSKETMERLENECKVFEQKAREEKIQEKYIGLLGELESQA, from the coding sequence ATGAATTGTATCGAGCTAATGGTAGATGAACATAAGTATATTAAAAGAATGCTTTCTGTTATCCGAAAGCACTGCAATAAAATACTAAATGGTGAGAATGTGCGGTATGAGGACTTCTTCAAAGTAATTGATTTTGTTAGGAACTATGCTGACAAGCACCATCATGGAAAGGAAGAAGCTTTGCTTTTTGAGAGGATGACAGAGGAGCTTGGGCCGGCAGCGGATAAGCTTGTCAGGCTCGGTATGAATGTGGAGCATGATCTTGGCAGGCTTCACATTTCGGAGCTGGAAGCTGCTGTCAAGCGTGTGCTTGAAGGGGATAGTGAAGCAAGGCTTGATGTCATTGCCAATGCAATTTCATATACCCATCTATTAAACAGACACATTGACAAGGAAGATGGGGTAGTATACAAATACGCCCGAAACAATCTTTCAAAGGAAACTATGGAGAGGTTGGAAAACGAATGCAAGGTATTTGAGCAAAAAGCCCGGGAAGAAAAAATACAGGAAAAGTATATTGGGCTTTTGGGTGAGCTTGAATCCCAGGCATAG